One Pullulanibacillus sp. KACC 23026 DNA segment encodes these proteins:
- a CDS encoding leucine-rich repeat protein — protein sequence MTDYTLKAWGNYNYNQLDNQSKQIQTTPADLMILPGDTAPPTIKLSQENKSRTKVTITASIVDKGSGLAVKKWTAGNHNSRYFSTGGTNFKGSSFKVTANGTYTVYAKDKAGNTEVKTILVSHMDKTLPTSLINLVSKVKTDHSVSLKWNVLTKDKGKTKYYIFRNDKKIGSSTHAAYVDKGLSPNTTYNYVIKALDKVGNVLYESNELTVVTKNPSDSTVPSKPSKISIKSKTNTSVTLTWEDLKDNPGEIDFDIYRNGKKVGNSKTITYKDSGLKAGTTYRYTVKSKDESGNISEASTALAVTTLDTVDTTAPTAPTNVTWTSKTETSITLSWKASTDDVGVSSYEIFRDGEEVGVSTDNTYQDEDLDSGVTYNYTVKAVDAAGNESTSSSPVSLSPSTSFDYSVNGDGTIAITGYSGTDANLAIPTQIEGKTVTIIGDYSFSSNDNMTDISIPDTVTSIGTGAFQYCQNLKSITVSDDNKNYSSSNGVLYDKKMQTLIQYPIGNPASEFVIPEGVEEIGSEAFEMSSNLTKITLPNSLTTIDDWAFGFCTNLSTIKIPDNVTNISSFAFYNCDSLTNILIPVNVTKLGQFAFSDCDNLQTATIAGYATDINEFVFEYCNNLTSLTLGDDNNTLNQMKIEDYAFQGITNLANITFKNGVADIGEFVLDDCENLKTLTIDNNQTTIEDYAFYGCSGLTNVNLNVNRIGESAFGDCNNLTTVDINAVNIGDSAFESCDDLTTVNVSAENLGEWTFGDINSLTSANIDVENIGDWAFGGCEKLSDVTLGGNVKSIGYGAFDSDNMSSVKIPNNVISIGGLAFGENPNLSDVTLGSNLKSIGDDAFVSSEQLKSIVIPASVTYIGEWAFADCGLMSVNFNGHQPEMNDDAFVGCPDSLMIYYNSLEESEPPSKPQETSWADPVDTSNAAHKIQMDILDVKGAQDLSFEISYDSSQLTIGTMGRAWSNNYDIRIEKQNDGTLFVYWSPSAYTVFTQNEDGSYTCKSLGKQNDVLNQNSDGSYTLNSNNDEIYSFDPDGQLTKIQNRTGMDLTITHNSDGNVVITEPISGQSLTMTYNSDGMIQSVSDTTGRTVKFGYNAIECLTSITDANGKTTNFTYDRSGRILTGIDGDGVNYFTDTYDDKGRISSQDDAVNGNQLTYFGYDDSSDNGQTTVTITDRNGNTRKNIFNNLNQLISVTDENGNTKTYSYDSNGNISEETDALGHTTSSTYDNYNHLIEQIDPVGSKTDYTYDPNGNRLTQVNPDGSKVAFTYDSSNRVTSMTDVHGNKTTYKYDLNGLLVEKNIGDKKYSYTYKNGLLKTTTDPNGGVTTYSYDDEGRIVSITDANGKETTYTYDANGNQTSNTDPLGDKITYTYDSNGNPLTETDARGNVTTYAYNGNGKVISSKDPKGNMTLYSYEGEGRIAEIKDSQGNTTKKIYDPAGQLLSETDPSGNITSYTYDAVGNVLTITAPGGGVTSYTYYPNGKVKTETDAVGNCLTYSYDSGGRINRVTNAAGKDTTYDYDNAGDLLSVTDPLGDKTSYTYDTYGNILTKTDPNGNVTTFNYDANNNMISKTDQLGNKTNYTYDAQNRLVSTTDANGNTTTLTYNAVGRIIAQTNALGDKVSTDYDPNGNTVKVTDALGNVTNQTTYDSTNLPSTVEDALGNKTSNTYDSLGNLIQTSDPMGNQTTYGYDSSSNLVSSTDSDNGNSNYGYDSDGNETTITGPDGGSTNFNYDQAGRLKSETTSSNGTITYGYNSSNLLSEVTNARGQKRDYTHDDAGRIKSYTDPDGTTSYTYDKNGNILTEMDAQGTINRAYDANNRVIKYTDANGNEIRYKYDAVGNLSSLIYPDGKTVQYGYDAANRLIEVTDWNGRKTSYTYDANGNLIKTIRPDGSVQTESYDVAGRLTGMNDVDANSDIINKYAFTYDSDGHIITEASSTGQKNSSLSYDSLGRLLSRKDTDSNGTVLDNYSYVYDVAGNITSGGSNNQSASMIYDTQNKLTSYNGQSIKYDADGNMINGPLGANEVSFSYDSRNRLVQAGGTSYTYDSEDNRVSASTNGQTIKYVYNDVSNDLSQLLVRTGPDGKSTYYVYGIGLIGEENADGDYSVYHFDYRGSTTAITNTQGTVTDRYSYGAYGELLNHSGTSDTPFLYNGRDGVITDSDGLYYLRARYYSPQLMRFINADTMKGIIGNNETLNRYAYANGDPVTYVDPHGRFVTVIIGGIAGALIGGGADLINQVLSDKGDWNQVNWGEVEINAGTGAISGALAGTGIGLGASIAINDGLGIINYVAPQYIENGPKSITTSGLITTALFSSAGAAIAGAGILSGKTGDFVRDYQQTSAFAKLLNIQSGVDIAKMEIKNRLVNDGTVALFKTLGGTAINTSLTDTTNYFLNKSSDTRTK from the coding sequence ATGACTGATTATACGCTTAAAGCTTGGGGTAATTATAACTATAATCAGCTAGATAATCAAAGTAAACAAATTCAAACAACACCAGCTGATTTGATGATACTTCCGGGGGATACAGCCCCACCAACAATTAAACTCTCTCAAGAGAACAAGTCTAGAACAAAAGTAACAATAACTGCTTCTATTGTTGATAAAGGAAGTGGTTTAGCTGTCAAGAAGTGGACTGCGGGAAATCATAATTCAAGATATTTTTCAACAGGAGGTACAAACTTTAAAGGTTCATCCTTCAAAGTTACTGCAAATGGAACTTATACGGTTTATGCGAAAGATAAAGCTGGTAATACAGAGGTCAAAACTATCTTAGTAAGTCATATGGATAAAACCCTTCCAACTTCACTTATTAATTTAGTTTCCAAAGTTAAAACAGACCATTCGGTAAGTTTAAAATGGAATGTCCTAACTAAAGATAAGGGGAAAACTAAGTACTACATATTTAGAAATGATAAAAAAATAGGAAGTTCCACACACGCAGCATACGTAGACAAAGGTCTGTCACCAAACACAACTTATAATTATGTCATTAAAGCTTTAGATAAAGTTGGAAATGTTTTGTATGAAAGCAATGAACTAACTGTGGTTACTAAAAATCCATCAGACTCAACAGTACCTTCAAAGCCTAGTAAAATTTCTATTAAATCAAAGACAAACACATCAGTTACTCTTACTTGGGAAGATTTAAAGGATAATCCGGGAGAGATTGATTTCGACATCTATCGCAATGGTAAAAAAGTGGGTAACAGCAAAACAATAACCTACAAAGATTCTGGTTTAAAGGCTGGAACTACTTATAGGTATACAGTGAAATCAAAAGATGAAAGTGGAAATATTTCGGAGGCAAGTACTGCTTTAGCTGTTACAACTCTTGATACTGTTGATACAACGGCGCCTACAGCGCCTACGAATGTCACCTGGACATCTAAAACAGAAACATCGATAACTCTTTCTTGGAAAGCATCAACAGATGATGTCGGAGTTTCTTCTTATGAGATTTTCCGTGATGGAGAAGAAGTAGGTGTCTCTACTGATAATACGTATCAAGATGAAGATTTGGATTCGGGAGTTACTTACAACTATACAGTTAAGGCTGTTGATGCAGCAGGGAATGAATCAACGTCTAGTAGCCCAGTTAGTTTATCTCCTTCAACATCCTTTGACTATTCAGTAAATGGTGATGGGACTATAGCTATAACCGGCTATTCTGGAACTGATGCAAATTTAGCTATTCCAACTCAAATTGAAGGGAAAACAGTTACGATAATTGGAGATTATTCTTTTTCATCGAATGATAATATGACTGATATTTCTATTCCAGATACTGTAACATCTATAGGGACTGGCGCATTCCAATATTGTCAAAATCTTAAAAGTATTACAGTTAGCGATGATAATAAAAATTACAGCAGTAGTAATGGTGTATTGTATGATAAAAAAATGCAAACTTTAATTCAATACCCAATAGGTAATCCAGCATCCGAATTTGTTATCCCCGAGGGAGTGGAAGAAATAGGTTCAGAGGCATTTGAAATGAGTTCCAATTTAACGAAAATAACGTTGCCAAATAGTTTAACAACAATAGATGATTGGGCATTTGGCTTTTGTACAAACCTTTCAACTATTAAAATTCCGGATAATGTTACTAATATAAGTAGTTTTGCATTCTATAATTGTGACAGTCTAACGAATATACTGATTCCGGTTAACGTTACTAAACTAGGTCAATTTGCTTTTTCGGATTGCGATAATTTGCAGACTGCGACGATCGCTGGATATGCAACAGATATAAATGAATTTGTATTTGAATACTGTAATAACTTAACAAGTCTTACATTAGGAGATGATAATAATACTTTAAACCAAATGAAGATTGAAGACTATGCATTTCAAGGAATTACTAACTTAGCAAATATTACTTTTAAAAATGGAGTTGCGGATATAGGAGAATTTGTTTTGGATGATTGTGAGAATTTAAAAACCTTAACCATCGATAATAATCAAACCACCATCGAAGACTATGCGTTTTATGGTTGCTCTGGGTTGACTAATGTTAATTTAAATGTAAATAGAATAGGAGAATCGGCATTTGGAGATTGTAATAATTTAACAACCGTTGATATTAATGCTGTTAATATTGGGGACTCTGCCTTTGAATCATGTGATGACTTAACAACTGTTAATGTTTCCGCAGAGAATTTAGGAGAATGGACTTTTGGAGATATTAACAGTTTAACAAGTGCTAATATTGATGTAGAAAATATTGGAGATTGGGCATTTGGGGGATGTGAGAAATTATCGGATGTAACACTGGGTGGGAATGTAAAATCGATTGGTTATGGTGCTTTTGATTCTGATAATATGTCCAGTGTTAAAATTCCTAACAATGTGATTAGTATTGGGGGTCTGGCTTTTGGGGAAAATCCAAATTTATCTGATGTTACTTTAGGAAGTAACTTAAAAAGCATAGGTGATGATGCTTTTGTGTCGAGTGAGCAACTTAAAAGTATAGTTATACCGGCATCTGTAACATATATAGGAGAATGGGCGTTTGCAGATTGTGGGTTAATGTCTGTTAACTTTAACGGGCATCAGCCTGAGATGAATGATGATGCATTTGTTGGTTGTCCAGATAGCTTGATGATTTATTATAATTCATTGGAAGAAAGTGAACCACCTTCAAAACCTCAGGAAACAAGTTGGGCGGACCCTGTTGATACATCAAATGCGGCACACAAAATACAGATGGATATCCTAGACGTTAAAGGGGCACAGGATTTATCTTTTGAAATAAGCTACGATTCATCTCAATTAACAATTGGAACAATGGGGAGAGCGTGGAGTAATAATTACGACATTCGAATTGAGAAACAAAATGATGGTACCCTGTTTGTATACTGGTCACCATCGGCTTACACGGTGTTTACCCAAAATGAGGATGGTTCATATACCTGCAAATCTCTTGGTAAACAAAATGATGTTCTAAATCAGAATTCTGATGGTAGTTATACACTTAATAGCAATAATGATGAAATATATTCTTTTGATCCCGATGGCCAATTAACAAAAATACAAAATCGCACTGGTATGGATTTAACTATTACTCATAATTCTGATGGTAATGTTGTGATTACCGAACCTATTTCTGGTCAGTCGCTGACTATGACTTATAATTCTGATGGTATGATACAGAGTGTTTCAGACACTACTGGGAGGACGGTGAAATTCGGATATAACGCGATTGAATGTTTGACATCTATAACAGATGCAAATGGCAAGACAACAAATTTCACCTATGATAGAAGTGGACGTATTCTCACCGGAATTGACGGAGATGGGGTGAATTATTTTACTGATACCTATGATGATAAAGGACGGATATCATCACAGGATGATGCGGTAAATGGTAACCAACTTACCTATTTTGGCTATGATGATAGTTCAGATAATGGACAAACCACAGTTACAATAACTGATCGTAACGGTAATACACGTAAAAATATATTTAACAATCTAAATCAGCTTATTTCTGTAACAGATGAGAACGGTAATACTAAAACTTACTCTTATGATTCTAACGGGAATATATCAGAGGAAACCGATGCACTCGGTCACACTACATCTTCTACATATGACAATTATAATCATCTGATTGAACAAATAGACCCTGTGGGTTCGAAAACAGATTATACATATGACCCAAATGGTAATAGGCTCACCCAGGTAAACCCTGATGGAAGTAAAGTAGCCTTTACCTATGATTCTAGTAATCGTGTTACTAGTATGACAGATGTACATGGTAATAAAACAACCTACAAGTATGATCTAAATGGTCTTCTTGTTGAAAAAAATATAGGTGATAAAAAATATTCCTATACCTATAAAAATGGACTTCTTAAGACTACAACTGATCCTAATGGCGGAGTAACAACCTATTCTTATGATGATGAAGGTCGTATAGTTTCAATTACTGACGCAAATGGGAAGGAAACTACCTACACCTATGATGCTAATGGAAACCAAACTTCAAATACAGATCCGTTAGGTGATAAAATTACTTATACCTATGATAGCAACGGGAATCCACTCACAGAGACTGATGCAAGAGGGAATGTAACCACATATGCATATAATGGGAATGGAAAAGTGATTTCTTCAAAAGATCCCAAAGGAAATATGACCTTATATTCATATGAAGGGGAAGGTAGAATTGCAGAAATTAAGGATTCTCAAGGGAATACAACAAAAAAAATCTATGATCCTGCTGGCCAACTTCTTAGTGAAACGGATCCAAGTGGGAACATTACCTCTTATACCTATGATGCAGTCGGGAATGTTCTTACAATAACTGCACCAGGTGGGGGAGTTACATCCTATACCTATTACCCGAATGGGAAAGTTAAAACAGAAACTGATGCAGTGGGTAACTGTTTAACCTACAGCTATGATTCCGGAGGAAGGATTAATAGGGTAACAAATGCTGCTGGTAAAGATACTACGTATGACTATGATAATGCTGGCGATTTACTCAGCGTAACTGATCCATTAGGAGATAAGACTTCCTATACTTACGATACGTATGGGAATATACTCACGAAGACTGATCCAAACGGCAACGTCACGACCTTTAACTACGATGCTAATAACAACATGATAAGCAAAACGGATCAACTTGGGAATAAAACAAATTATACCTATGATGCTCAAAACAGATTGGTTAGCACTACCGATGCCAACGGGAATACAACAACGCTTACCTATAATGCTGTTGGAAGGATAATCGCACAAACTAATGCTCTTGGTGATAAAGTTTCCACGGATTATGATCCAAACGGTAATACTGTGAAAGTAACAGACGCACTCGGTAATGTTACAAACCAAACAACCTATGATTCTACAAATCTTCCATCAACTGTTGAAGACGCACTCGGTAATAAAACAAGTAACACCTATGATTCACTTGGGAATCTTATCCAAACATCAGATCCCATGGGGAATCAGACAACTTATGGGTATGATTCTTCAAGTAACCTTGTTTCTTCCACAGATTCAGATAATGGAAACAGTAACTATGGATATGACTCGGATGGAAATGAAACAACAATTACTGGACCTGATGGCGGTTCGACTAATTTTAATTATGATCAGGCAGGAAGATTAAAGTCTGAAACCACATCTTCAAATGGTACGATTACCTATGGCTATAACTCTTCGAATTTATTATCAGAGGTTACCAATGCACGTGGTCAAAAAAGGGATTATACGCATGACGATGCGGGTAGAATTAAGAGTTATACTGATCCGGATGGTACTACTTCTTATACCTATGATAAAAATGGAAACATTCTAACTGAAATGGATGCTCAGGGTACCATTAACCGTGCATATGACGCTAATAACCGAGTTATTAAGTATACTGATGCTAACGGAAATGAGATTAGATATAAGTATGATGCTGTGGGAAATCTTTCATCTCTCATCTACCCCGATGGTAAAACGGTTCAATATGGTTATGATGCTGCCAACCGACTTATTGAGGTAACAGATTGGAATGGGAGGAAAACAAGTTATACTTATGATGCAAATGGAAATTTAATTAAAACTATAAGGCCAGACGGCAGTGTTCAAACTGAGTCTTATGATGTTGCAGGAAGGCTTACTGGAATGAATGATGTTGATGCCAACAGCGATATCATCAACAAATATGCCTTTACTTACGACTCGGATGGCCATATTATAACTGAGGCATCGTCAACTGGGCAGAAGAATTCCTCGTTGTCTTATGATTCATTGGGAAGGCTTCTCAGCCGGAAAGATACCGATTCTAATGGAACTGTACTTGATAATTATTCCTATGTCTACGATGTTGCGGGGAATATCACATCTGGTGGTTCTAATAATCAGAGTGCTTCAATGATTTATGATACGCAAAACAAACTAACATCATATAACGGTCAAAGTATCAAATATGATGCTGACGGTAATATGATAAATGGACCGCTTGGTGCTAACGAAGTAAGTTTTTCCTATGACTCACGGAATAGGCTTGTTCAAGCAGGTGGAACATCATATACCTATGATTCGGAAGACAATCGGGTGTCTGCTTCAACAAATGGACAGACAATTAAATATGTTTATAACGATGTATCCAACGATCTAAGCCAATTGCTTGTCAGAACTGGACCTGATGGAAAAAGTACTTACTACGTCTATGGGATTGGTCTTATTGGAGAAGAAAACGCTGATGGAGACTATAGTGTCTATCACTTTGATTACCGTGGCAGCACAACTGCAATAACCAATACACAGGGAACCGTTACAGACCGTTATTCATATGGGGCATATGGTGAGCTTTTAAATCATTCTGGAACAAGCGACACCCCTTTCCTTTATAATGGACGAGATGGTGTGATAACAGACAGTGATGGCCTTTATTATCTTCGGGCGAGATACTATTCTCCTCAACTAATGCGTTTTATTAATGCTGATACAATGAAAGGCATCATCGGTAATAATGAGACTTTGAATAGATATGCTTATGCCAATGGAGACCCAGTTACATATGTTGATCCACATGGTAGATTTGTAACTGTTATTATTGGGGGTATTGCAGGTGCTCTTATAGGTGGAGGTGCTGATTTAATTAATCAAGTTCTGTCTGATAAGGGAGATTGGAATCAAGTAAACTGGGGTGAAGTGGAAATTAACGCTGGAACAGGGGCGATATCTGGGGCTCTTGCTGGGACAGGAATTGGATTGGGTGCATCAATTGCTATTAATGATGGCTTGGGAATTATAAACTATGTCGCCCCTCAATACATTGAAAATGGTCCAAAATCTATTACAACTAGTGGATTAATCACAACTGCACTTTTTAGCTCTGCAGGTGCAGCAATCGCAGGGGCCGGAATATTAAGTGGTAAAACAGGTGATTTTGTAAGGGACTACCAACAAACTAGTGCATTTGCAAAATTATTAAATATACAATCTGGAGTAGATATTGCAAAAATGGAAATAAAAAACAGATTAGTTAATGATGGTACAGTAGCTTTATTTAAAACATTGGGAGGAACTGCTATAAATACAAGTCTAACTGATACTACGAATTATTTTCTTAATAAATCCTCTGATACAAGAACTAAATAG
- a CDS encoding transposase — MRKTEYVYDEYYDAYICPQGQMLPYSTTTKEGYRQYFSNPMECQSCPLLSSCTQSMEHKKLIQRHVWEPYLEEADHLRHTQENKHIYAKRKESIERVFADAKEKHGMRWTTQEG, encoded by the coding sequence ATGCGCAAGACAGAGTATGTCTACGACGAATATTATGATGCCTATATTTGTCCGCAAGGGCAGATGCTCCCCTATTCAACCACGACGAAGGAAGGCTACCGCCAATATTTTTCAAACCCTATGGAGTGTCAATCCTGTCCTCTACTTTCTTCCTGTACCCAAAGTATGGAGCATAAGAAATTGATTCAACGACATGTTTGGGAACCTTATCTAGAGGAAGCCGATCACCTTCGTCACACGCAAGAAAATAAGCACATCTATGCCAAACGCAAAGAATCCATTGAACGCGTGTTTGCCGATGCCAAAGAAAAGCATGGTATGCGATGGACAACCCAAGAGGGTTAA
- a CDS encoding AAA family ATPase, with the protein MSVRNYRNFGEKGFSIPLKPFTTIIGENNIGKSNLIDCIGIGVKPGYYYV; encoded by the coding sequence TTGAGTGTAAGGAACTATAGAAATTTTGGTGAAAAGGGGTTCTCAATACCACTAAAACCATTTACTACAATTATTGGAGAAAATAATATTGGTAAGTCTAACCTTATTGATTGCATAGGGATTGGTGTTAAGCCAGGATATTACTATGTTTAA
- a CDS encoding spore germination protein, giving the protein MTIENEIYNSIEKNESELNQTFNNCTDFVIKKIQLSEIPCFVAFFSGLVDTEQLNNFLIRPIMERSQEKQPSPLPHTLRKNKEKHLELMQQLKSERISLEKIMTVHKLREAIQHIADGKVAFFMDECPIALILDIGNSIQRSLEEPKTEVSLRGTYISFIEKLDINIVLIRQIIRSPALKVESMTIGTMTNTPVAMLYLQNVAPDSLIQETKRRLSNVKVDSIQDTGNLAELISDTPYFLFPRLLTTERPDTAASSLLEGKVLILMNGTSKALVAPTNFWAQLQTVDDYYSGVYAAIFMRWMRFFFTMITFLLPGLFVAFTSFHTEMIPTDLALTITASEEQVPFPIVVEVFTMEIMFEVVREATLRMPRMVGQSIGIIGALILGQAAIQAGIVSAPVVIVVSVCGISSFLIPHITINWTFRLLKYPFLLLSSMFGFYGISAGLIALLIHLVNLKSFGQNYMEPLAPFRMSFFRDVIFRIPWGKLKRSPR; this is encoded by the coding sequence ATGACAATTGAAAACGAAATATACAATTCAATTGAAAAAAACGAATCGGAACTAAATCAAACTTTCAATAATTGTACTGACTTTGTCATCAAGAAAATTCAGTTATCCGAGATTCCTTGTTTCGTGGCTTTTTTTTCCGGGCTTGTCGACACTGAACAGTTAAATAACTTCTTAATACGGCCTATCATGGAAAGATCTCAAGAGAAACAGCCTTCTCCGCTTCCACACACCCTCCGAAAAAATAAGGAGAAACATTTAGAATTAATGCAGCAATTGAAAAGCGAACGGATTTCTCTTGAAAAAATTATGACAGTACATAAATTACGAGAAGCGATTCAACATATCGCAGACGGCAAAGTGGCTTTCTTTATGGATGAATGCCCGATTGCTCTTATTTTGGACATCGGCAATTCAATTCAACGTTCACTCGAAGAACCGAAAACAGAAGTCTCATTGCGGGGCACCTACATCTCTTTTATTGAAAAATTAGATATAAATATTGTGTTAATCCGCCAGATTATTCGTTCTCCTGCTCTTAAAGTTGAAAGCATGACCATCGGGACAATGACTAATACTCCTGTCGCTATGCTATATTTGCAAAACGTCGCTCCGGATTCATTAATACAGGAAACCAAGAGACGGTTGAGCAACGTTAAAGTGGACAGTATTCAAGACACAGGAAATTTGGCTGAGTTGATTTCCGATACACCGTATTTCCTATTCCCACGACTGTTGACTACAGAACGTCCGGATACTGCAGCATCGTCGTTGCTCGAAGGTAAAGTCCTCATCTTGATGAACGGAACCTCCAAAGCACTTGTGGCTCCGACTAATTTCTGGGCACAGTTGCAAACGGTGGATGATTATTATTCCGGTGTATATGCAGCTATTTTCATGCGTTGGATGCGATTTTTTTTCACAATGATCACCTTTTTGCTTCCGGGCTTATTCGTAGCTTTCACCTCTTTCCATACTGAAATGATTCCGACCGATCTAGCCCTGACCATCACCGCATCGGAAGAACAGGTTCCTTTTCCAATTGTGGTTGAAGTATTTACAATGGAGATCATGTTTGAAGTAGTAAGGGAGGCTACTCTGCGTATGCCGAGAATGGTCGGCCAATCGATCGGCATAATTGGCGCTTTGATTCTCGGTCAAGCTGCCATTCAGGCAGGAATTGTGTCGGCTCCGGTAGTTATTGTCGTCTCCGTTTGCGGAATATCTTCCTTTCTAATTCCGCATATTACAATCAACTGGACCTTCCGCTTGTTAAAATATCCGTTTCTTCTGCTGTCATCGATGTTCGGCTTTTATGGTATAAGCGCGGGATTGATTGCACTGCTCATACATCTGGTAAATTTAAAGTCTTTTGGACAAAACTATATGGAACCGTTAGCGCCTTTCCGAATGTCGTTTTTTCGAGATGTGATCTTCCGGATTCCATGGGGTAAACTAAAAAGATCTCCAAGGTGA
- a CDS encoding Ger(x)C family spore germination protein: MKKIIMLSMFLIVLLTTSGCWDYYRIENLAFVMAVGFDKAENGKTKSTYQIALPSALSLTGNGGDKQPILVLTAEGKDAVEAEAKIQSQLSRKLSFSHLSLVIFGEQFARQGIKANRDVLLRSPYSRINMFVVTSKGSTAQQVLQTPYPLERVPILGLKKMLNLEGNRILMFDEFLTLLSSSSHEQSAYSKAIRISNMSFPPGKIFDTDEIAVYRKEKLAGFLNSQQVIELSSLWGSISQKSKTYPFGTNETMGIEFLDSKSHVEIRVKEDRPHIKVNLNFNCQVIENNTSIKLADQKDLQKAQEKLDVLMKKNAELTMHILQKKMKSDIWGFGKMVHDQDPVLWKNIKKNWYSIYPEIPIEVDVKVNLLMQGRIQSTQR, translated from the coding sequence ATGAAAAAAATCATCATGCTTAGTATGTTTCTAATAGTTCTACTTACCACGAGCGGTTGCTGGGATTACTACAGAATCGAAAATTTAGCTTTTGTCATGGCAGTCGGTTTTGACAAGGCAGAAAACGGCAAGACTAAGTCCACCTATCAAATTGCCCTGCCATCCGCATTATCTCTGACAGGGAATGGGGGAGACAAGCAGCCGATATTGGTCCTGACAGCAGAAGGGAAAGACGCAGTGGAAGCAGAAGCTAAAATCCAAAGCCAGCTTTCACGCAAACTCTCTTTCAGCCATCTCTCCTTAGTCATTTTTGGAGAACAATTTGCAAGACAAGGAATAAAAGCTAACCGCGATGTGCTTTTGCGTTCCCCTTATTCTCGGATAAACATGTTTGTGGTGACTAGCAAGGGCTCCACAGCGCAACAAGTGCTACAGACTCCTTATCCACTAGAACGCGTCCCTATCCTGGGTCTCAAGAAGATGCTGAACCTAGAAGGTAACAGAATCCTTATGTTCGATGAATTTTTAACTTTGCTTTCTTCCTCATCTCATGAACAATCTGCCTATTCGAAGGCTATCCGAATAAGCAATATGTCTTTTCCACCGGGTAAAATATTTGATACGGACGAAATCGCAGTGTACAGGAAAGAAAAACTAGCTGGTTTTCTTAACAGTCAGCAGGTGATCGAATTGTCCAGTTTATGGGGTTCGATCTCTCAGAAAAGCAAAACATATCCATTCGGAACGAACGAAACGATGGGCATAGAATTTTTGGACAGCAAATCACACGTTGAAATCAGAGTAAAAGAAGATCGTCCTCACATTAAAGTGAATCTGAATTTCAATTGCCAAGTAATAGAAAATAATACGTCTATAAAATTAGCTGATCAAAAAGATTTGCAAAAAGCTCAGGAAAAACTGGATGTACTAATGAAAAAAAATGCAGAACTAACAATGCATATTTTACAGAAAAAAATGAAATCGGACATTTGGGGTTTTGGAAAAATGGTACATGATCAGGATCCTGTATTATGGAAAAACATAAAGAAAAATTGGTATAGTATCTATCCCGAAATTCCGATCGAGGTGGATGTAAAAGTGAATCTTCTGATGCAAGGTCGGATTCAATCTACCCAAAGATAA